ACGATGACGCCGAAGTAACCCTGTCGGCCAGCGCCGAGACCTTTCAGGCGATCCTTGAAGGTGAACAAAACGCCACCGCCGCCTTCATGACCGGCAAGCTGTCGGTTGACGGTGACATGGGTCTGGCGATGAAACTTGCAGGCGTATTGGGATAAACGACATGGAGCAGGCGCCCTTCTTCGCCGATATCGCGGACGGTCCTGACGGCGGCGT
This portion of the Octadecabacter sp. SW4 genome encodes:
- a CDS encoding SCP2 sterol-binding domain-containing protein, coding for MSDVVTKAVAALNEKMGGAGFDGTAKFDIEDEGSIIIDNGGARAGDDDAEVTLSASAETFQAILEGEQNATAAFMTGKLSVDGDMGLAMKLAGVLG